In Leptodesmis sichuanensis A121, the following are encoded in one genomic region:
- a CDS encoding nicotinate phosphoribosyltransferase: MSAANWSGVRDCDGEGHLSVWSAGGLEDQELTIASEDYSLLTDLYQLTMTACYVGEQLENQRASFELFARRLPADFGYLIAMGLAQALDYLEKFRFSPTQIKALQATHLFDQAPERFWNLLAEARFTGDVWAVPEGTAIFANEPLLRVEAPLWQAQVVETYLLNTLNYQTLIATRAARMRDVAGTQTTLLEFGTRRAFSPQASLWAARAALAAGFNATSNVLAALKLGRKPSGTMAHSLVMALAAMEGSEAEAFTAFHRYFPGAPLLIDTYDTIAAARQLATQLESGRMHLAGVRIDSGDLVSLSKQVRELLPGVPIFASGDLDEYRIAEFKAAGAEIDGYGLGTQLVTGVPVNGAYKLVEISGIPVMKKSTGKATYPGRKQIFRRYGDGVVQGDRLGLVEEEGSGVGNWGLGIGSQETGEIQNPKSKIQNSSEVPLLQLVMKEGQRLYPPESLEAIAQRTAHSVASLPAVTRELRQPTSIPVELSPALLSLIAKTGGG, from the coding sequence ATGAGTGCTGCAAACTGGTCTGGTGTAAGGGATTGTGATGGGGAAGGCCATCTATCTGTCTGGAGTGCTGGCGGGCTAGAAGATCAGGAACTGACGATCGCGTCCGAAGACTACAGCTTGCTCACCGATCTGTACCAACTGACCATGACTGCTTGCTATGTTGGGGAGCAGTTGGAAAATCAGCGGGCCAGCTTTGAATTATTCGCCCGTCGTCTGCCAGCAGATTTTGGCTACCTGATTGCGATGGGTCTGGCTCAGGCACTGGATTACTTGGAGAAATTTCGCTTTAGTCCCACCCAAATTAAAGCGTTGCAGGCCACCCATCTCTTTGATCAGGCACCGGAGCGATTTTGGAATCTGTTGGCGGAGGCGCGTTTTACTGGAGATGTGTGGGCCGTTCCCGAAGGCACCGCAATTTTTGCCAATGAGCCATTGTTACGAGTCGAAGCTCCCCTGTGGCAGGCGCAAGTAGTCGAAACTTACCTGCTCAATACCCTGAACTACCAGACCCTGATTGCTACCCGTGCGGCCCGGATGCGAGATGTTGCAGGTACTCAGACCACTTTGCTGGAATTTGGAACGCGACGGGCGTTCAGTCCCCAGGCATCGTTGTGGGCGGCACGGGCGGCTCTCGCGGCTGGCTTTAATGCGACTTCCAATGTCCTGGCCGCGCTCAAACTGGGACGCAAGCCGTCTGGTACGATGGCTCACTCGTTGGTGATGGCGTTGGCGGCTATGGAAGGCAGCGAAGCCGAAGCCTTTACGGCGTTTCATCGCTATTTCCCCGGTGCCCCGTTGCTGATTGATACCTACGATACGATCGCCGCCGCTCGACAACTGGCAACCCAACTGGAAAGTGGCCGAATGCATCTGGCGGGAGTCCGGATCGATTCCGGGGATTTGGTATCCTTGTCCAAACAAGTCCGCGAGTTGTTACCGGGAGTTCCTATTTTTGCCAGTGGCGATCTCGATGAGTACCGAATTGCCGAGTTTAAAGCCGCTGGAGCCGAAATTGATGGCTACGGCCTGGGTACCCAACTGGTCACTGGAGTGCCAGTCAACGGCGCATATAAACTGGTTGAAATCAGTGGCATTCCCGTAATGAAGAAATCAACTGGAAAAGCCACCTATCCCGGTCGGAAGCAAATTTTTCGCCGGTATGGAGATGGAGTGGTACAGGGCGATCGGCTGGGATTGGTGGAGGAAGAGGGATCGGGAGTCGGGAATTGGGGATTGGGGATTGGGAGTCAGGAGACGGGTGAAATCCAAAATCCAAAATCCAAAATCCAAAATTCCTCAGAGGTGCCGCTCCTTCAGCTAGTGATGAAGGAAGGGCAACGGTTGTATCCGCCGGAGTCCCTGGAAGCGATCGCACAGCGCACAGCCCACTCGGTTGCTTCCCTGCCTGCCGTTACCCGTGAACTTCGTCAACCGACATCCATTCCCGTTGAACTGTCTCCGGCGCTGTTGTCATTGATTGCCAAAACGGGAGGTGGATAG
- a CDS encoding NUDIX hydrolase yields the protein MPGSPPRKATHTGNRHLADFKVGVDNVIFSVDTAQNRLLVLLVMRQEEPFLGQWSLPGTLVQQGESLEDAAYRILSEKIRVHNLYLEQLYTFGGPHRDPRESPDSYGVRYLSVSYFALVRFAEAELIADGVSGIAWYPLAQVPNLAFDHNQVLEYGHRRLKNKLEYSPVAFEVLPELFTLSDLYQLYITVLGDNFSDYSNFRSRLLKLGFLSDTGIKVSRGAGRPASLYRFDAEAFAPYKDKPMVFI from the coding sequence ATGCCAGGAAGCCCCCCCAGAAAAGCAACCCATACCGGAAACCGTCACCTAGCAGACTTCAAAGTCGGAGTTGATAATGTCATTTTTTCGGTAGACACGGCCCAGAATCGGCTGCTGGTGTTGCTCGTCATGCGTCAGGAAGAACCGTTTCTGGGGCAGTGGAGCCTGCCGGGGACACTGGTGCAGCAGGGAGAATCTCTGGAAGATGCTGCCTATCGGATTCTTTCGGAGAAGATTCGGGTTCACAACTTATATTTAGAGCAGCTTTATACCTTTGGTGGCCCGCACCGCGATCCCCGTGAATCCCCTGATAGTTATGGCGTGCGTTACCTGTCTGTGAGCTACTTTGCCCTGGTACGATTTGCTGAAGCAGAACTGATTGCCGATGGGGTCAGTGGGATTGCCTGGTATCCGCTCGCTCAGGTGCCAAACCTGGCCTTTGACCACAATCAAGTCCTGGAATACGGTCATCGTCGCCTGAAAAATAAACTGGAATATAGCCCGGTGGCCTTTGAGGTACTGCCCGAACTGTTCACCTTGAGTGATTTGTACCAGTTATATATCACTGTTCTGGGAGACAATTTTTCTGACTATTCCAATTTTCGATCGCGCCTGCTCAAATTAGGCTTTCTCTCAGATACAGGCATCAAGGTATCCAGAGGAGCCGGACGGCCTGCCAGCCTGTACCGCTTTGATGCTGAAGCATTTGCACCCTACAAAGACAAGCCAATGGTGTTTATATGA
- a CDS encoding nicotinate-nucleotide adenylyltransferase has protein sequence MLNIALFGTSADPPTLGHQVILNWLADHFDWVAVWAADNPFKQQQTPLAHRMAMLGLMIQNLHTPRQNVRLYPELGKPRTFHTLQIAKRYWRNARFTLVIGSDLIAQLPNWYRVDDLLPDVDLLIVPRPGYPLREADLEALRQRGARVAIADLMGPATSSTAYREHGESIGLTPQIEDYIHREHLYPCQEAPPEKQPIPETVT, from the coding sequence ATGCTCAACATTGCACTCTTTGGCACCAGCGCTGATCCTCCGACTCTGGGACATCAGGTAATTCTGAACTGGTTGGCCGATCACTTTGATTGGGTGGCCGTGTGGGCGGCGGATAATCCGTTTAAGCAGCAACAGACTCCTCTGGCTCATCGGATGGCCATGCTGGGATTGATGATTCAAAACCTGCATACTCCCCGGCAGAATGTGCGGTTGTATCCTGAACTGGGCAAGCCACGCACCTTTCATACGCTACAAATCGCCAAAAGATATTGGCGCAATGCCCGGTTTACGCTAGTAATAGGATCCGACCTGATTGCTCAGTTGCCAAACTGGTACCGGGTCGATGATCTATTGCCAGACGTTGATCTGCTGATTGTTCCTAGACCGGGCTATCCTTTGAGGGAGGCAGATCTAGAGGCGTTGAGACAACGGGGAGCCAGAGTAGCGATCGCAGACCTGATGGGGCCAGCAACGTCCTCCACCGCTTATCGAGAGCATGGAGAAAGTATTGGATTAACGCCTCAGATTGAAGATTACATCCATCGGGAGCACCTATACCCATGCCAGGAAGCCCCCCCAGAAAAGCAACCCATACCGGAAACCGTCACCTAG